CCCCAGGCTCACGCGTGCAGTATTCGAGACTTCACGCAGGGTTCGGCTCTGTGCGACGCGAGTACGCCGCAGACTGTCGCCGAGTGCTTCACGCAATAGCAGCGCCATCTCGCTCCTCCTCGTTGGTGTCCGTGCCGACGGCCGAGCCGTCGAGACGACAACGTTCATATCTCGTTCGTCCGGAGCCGTCATGATGTTCAACGTCCCAGTCGGTCCGATTGGTTCCCGACCCTATATGCCCGTTCACTCCAACACGCGTCGAAGCACCTCCGACACGTTTGCCAAGACTGTAACCCGCCGACGCGTTCACGAGGCGGACACTCCTCGGCGCAGCCGAACGGCCTGCACCACGTAATCGATACCGGTGTAGACGGTCAGCAGAACCGCGAGAGCCATCAGCGCCATCGCGACCGGATCGACCGCACTCGGCAGCGGGCACAGGTACACCCCGATGGCGAATGTCTGCACCAGAGTTTTGACCTTTCCGCCACGACCGGCGGGGATCACGCCGTGCCGGATGACTGCGAAGCGCACCGCAGTGATGCCGATTTCCCGCACCCCGATGATCACGGTCACCCACCAGGACAGATCGCCCAACATCGACAGACCGACGAGCGCGGCACCGATCAGAGCCTTGTCTGCGATGGGGTCTGCCATCTTTCCGAAATCGGTGACCAGACCGTACTTGCGTGCCACCTGGCCGTCGATCCGGTCGGTGATGGCGGCAACAGCGAAGACCGCGGTGGCTGTCAGGCGCCAGGTGGTGTCGTGGCCGTCACCGACGAACAACGCCGCGAGGAACACCGGGACCAACGCGATTCGAAGAACCGTCAAGATGTTGGCGATGTTGAGCAACGGCACCTCGTCGGTCCCACCGGGGGCTGCGTTGCCATGTGGCAAATCCGTGCTGCGCGCACCACTCACGGCGCGGGAGACACCGCTGACCGGGGCACGACCGTTTGCCTCACCACTACTCGACGGGACGCCCTGATCAGGCGCAACGGGCTCGGTCATCGTCGAACTCGCGAGCCGACAGTGTCGAATCCGGCGGCAGGTCCACCCTCGCGCAGCGTCCACCCGCCGAGACGGGGACACAGCTCACTGAACGACACACGAAAAGTTTATCGGTTGCGGTACTGACTACTGTTCACCCCATGACTTCTGGGCCGAATCGGGCGAG
The nucleotide sequence above comes from Rhodococcoides fascians A25f. Encoded proteins:
- the pgsA gene encoding CDP-diacylglycerol--glycerol-3-phosphate 3-phosphatidyltransferase; the protein is MTEPVAPDQGVPSSSGEANGRAPVSGVSRAVSGARSTDLPHGNAAPGGTDEVPLLNIANILTVLRIALVPVFLAALFVGDGHDTTWRLTATAVFAVAAITDRIDGQVARKYGLVTDFGKMADPIADKALIGAALVGLSMLGDLSWWVTVIIGVREIGITAVRFAVIRHGVIPAGRGGKVKTLVQTFAIGVYLCPLPSAVDPVAMALMALAVLLTVYTGIDYVVQAVRLRRGVSAS